Part of the Labrenzia sp. PHM005 genome is shown below.
ATATCTTGAAGAACAGGACTTTGGTTCGCCGGATCTCCCGGCCGCCGCGATGGAGACAAACACTTTGAGCCTCAGCGACCTCGACAGAAGATCCCGGGACATCTTCCGCTCGATCGTGGAAACCTATCTGGAGACCGGAGAACCCGTCGGCTCCCGCAATATCTCGCGCAATCCCAGCATTTCCTTGTCACCCGCCTCCATCCGCAATGTCATGTCGGACCTGGAGCACATGGGCCTTCTGCATTCACCGCATACCAGCGCCGGGCGTTTGCCGACCGAAATCGGTTTGAGATTTTTTGTCGACGCACTTCTGGAAGTTGGTGACCTCACCCAGGACGAGCGTCACCAGATCGATGTCCAGGTCAAAGCCTCCCAGCAGGCCAATTCAGCTGAACAGGTGCTGACCGAAGCCAGCCAGATGCTTTCGGGTCTTTCCATGGGGGCGGGTGTCGTTCTGACCCACAAGTCGGACATGCGGCTGAAACACATCGAATTCGTTCGCATCGAACCGTTGAAAGCGTTGGCCATCCTGGTCGGTGAAGATGGCACTGTCGAAAACCGTGTCGTAGACCTGCCGCCGGATTTGCCATCCTCCGCATTGGTCGAAGCGTCAAACTACCTCAACGCCAAAATTCAAGGCCGGACAATCGGTGAGATCCGGACCGAACTTGAAAAAGTGCGGGCCGCAGATCAAGCCGAGCTCAACCAGCTCAGCCAGAAGGTTATTGATGCCGGCCTGGCGGTTTGGAGTGGCGAGGACGGCATGAGCGATCCTGGAACCTTGATTGTCCGCGGCCGGTCCAACCTCCTGTCCGATCTGGAAGCGGCGGAAGATCTGGAACGGATCAAACTGCTCTTCGATGATCTGGAAAATAAAAGCGATCTGATCCAGCTTCTCGGACTTGCCGAACAAGGCGATGGTGTCCGGATCTTCATTGGCTCGGAAAACAATTTGTTCTCGCTTTCCGGTTCGTCTTTGGTGATCTCGCCCTACCGTGACAGCAATCAACGGATCGTCGGTGCGCTCGGTGTCATCGGCCCCACTCGGCTGAACTACGCCCGTGTCATTCCGATGGTCGATTACACCGCCCGCCTTGTGAGCAAGATTTTGGGCTAGGGCTTGAACAACCCCGCAACTCTCGCCCATTTAGTAATAAACTCCTCAAAACAGGCCTCACCATGCAGTCCTTATCGCCCGCCGAATTGGAACGTTATGCCCGCCATATTGTCCTTCAGGAGATTGGTGGCGCCGGTCAGCAGAAGCTAAAAGCGGCCAAAGTCCTGGTGATCGGTGCCGGCGGCCTTGGCGCGCCGGTCTTGCAATATCTGGCAGCAGCTGGGGTGGGCACGCTCGGTATTGTTGATGATGACACCGTGTCCCTTTCCAATCTACAGCGGCAGATCATCCACGACACCGGCCAGCTCGGCGAACCGAAAGTGGCAAGTGCGGCCGAAGCGATTGCCAAGCTCAACCCAAATGTCGAAGTGATGGTCTTCCCAACGCGGATCACCGGTCAAAACGCCATGGCGCTTGTCTCTGAATTTGATCTCGTGGTCGACGGCTCAGACAATTTTGACACGCGCTATCTCGTATCCGATGCCTGTTTTTTTGCCAAAAAACCCCTGGTGACGGCGGCGGTCGGCCAGTTTGACGGTTCGATCACGACCCTCA
Proteins encoded:
- the hrcA gene encoding heat-inducible transcriptional repressor HrcA, with product METNTLSLSDLDRRSRDIFRSIVETYLETGEPVGSRNISRNPSISLSPASIRNVMSDLEHMGLLHSPHTSAGRLPTEIGLRFFVDALLEVGDLTQDERHQIDVQVKASQQANSAEQVLTEASQMLSGLSMGAGVVLTHKSDMRLKHIEFVRIEPLKALAILVGEDGTVENRVVDLPPDLPSSALVEASNYLNAKIQGRTIGEIRTELEKVRAADQAELNQLSQKVIDAGLAVWSGEDGMSDPGTLIVRGRSNLLSDLEAAEDLERIKLLFDDLENKSDLIQLLGLAEQGDGVRIFIGSENNLFSLSGSSLVISPYRDSNQRIVGALGVIGPTRLNYARVIPMVDYTARLVSKILG
- a CDS encoding molybdopterin-synthase adenylyltransferase MoeB, with the translated sequence MQSLSPAELERYARHIVLQEIGGAGQQKLKAAKVLVIGAGGLGAPVLQYLAAAGVGTLGIVDDDTVSLSNLQRQIIHDTGQLGEPKVASAAEAIAKLNPNVEVMVFPTRITGQNAMALVSEFDLVVDGSDNFDTRYLVSDACFFAKKPLVTAAVGQFDGSITTLRPFETNADGELNPTYRCLFPKKPRAGLLPTCAEAGVLGALTGILGTMQAMEVLKELTGTGEGLTGRLMMFDAKAFRMETIRYKRSPKNPLNGDNPKTWVELLEQG